Proteins encoded by one window of Yamadazyma tenuis chromosome 2, complete sequence:
- the DAL5 gene encoding Allantoate permease (EggNog:ENOG503NU3S; COG:G) yields the protein MTELVKEKQSPPTDVQSVESLKEIQFNGKEIKLDDGDEIIKLGLAHEEVTMTRERERQLVHKIDLYMLPLMCMVYCFQFMDKLSNSFASILGLRTDLHMVGQEYSWTGSAFYLGYMVFELPASMLLHRFPVAKTVGTFIIVWGVVLALHATPNNAAGFLALRTILGALESSVTPAFTFITSQWYTIDQTFLRITIWFAFNGLGNIIGSLTAYGLAVHSDSLSLAPWKYVFIITGILTVALGVAVLAHLPDSPATAWFLTDEDKMLVVHRNRKNHQGFGNKHLKKSQVIEALTDYKTWLLFAFVLLGNVPNGGITNFGSIVLTEQLGYTVNQTLLYQTISGAVELVGCILIASLSHFYNSRLVWGIISQCIGSAGVLMLCLGSEKHMRFAGYNMNFVSPVSFVCVLSCVASNVLGTTKKYTVNVIVLIGYCVGNLSGSAVFKASETPVYGTAKKSLAVCSALQLVMLIVIWVAYYTENKIRDRKPEPEKIENIEFLDLTDGQNPFFRYSF from the coding sequence ATGACCGAGCTAGTTAAAGAGAAACAAAGTCCTCCCACAGACGTGCAATCTGTCGAAAGTCTCAAGGAAATTCAGTTCAACGGGAAAGAAATCAAACTCGACGATGGAGacgaaatcatcaagttaGGGTTGGCCCATGAAGAAGTCACCATGACGCGCGAAAGAGAACGCCAGTTGGTCCACAAAATCGACTTGTACATGCTTCCTCTTATGTGTATGGTGTATTGTTTCCAGTTTATGGATAAGTTGTCCAATTCGTTTGCTTCGATTCTCGGGTTGAGAACGGACCTTCATATGGTGGGTCAGGAATACTCCTGGACCGGATCCGCCTTCTACTTGGGGTATATGGTATTTGAGTTGCCTGCCTCTATGCTCTTGCATAGATTTCCAGTTGCGAAAACAGTGGGAACTTTTATTATTGTGTGGGGAGTAGTACTTGCGTTACATGCCACCCCCAATAACGCTGCCGGTTTCTTGGCCTTGAGAACCATATTGGGGGCTCTTGAAAGTTCGGTGACTCCAGCGTTTACCTTCATCACCTCCCAATGGTACACTATAGACCAGACATTTTTGCGTATCACCATCTGGTTCGCATTCAACGGGTTGGGTAATATCATAGGCTCCTTGACTGCGTACGGCCTTGCGGTTCACTCAGACAGCCTTTCGCTTGCACCATGGAAGTATGTGTTTATTATCACTGGAATTTTGACAGTGGCACTTGGAGTGGCAGTCTTGGCCCATTTACCTGACTCTCCAGCCACCGCCTGGTTCTTGACCGATGAAGATAAGATGTTGGTGGTCCACAGGAACAGGAAAAATCACCAAGGGTTCGGAAACAAGCACCTCAAGAAGCTGCAGGTCATCGAGGCATTAACGGACTACAAAACCTGGTTGTTATTTGCGTTTGTGCTTCTTGGAAACGTTCCTAATGGAGGAATCACGAACTTTGGTAGTATCGTCCTTACCGAACAGCTTGGATACACAGTCAACCAGACATTACTCTACCAGACTATCAGTGGGGCGGTGGAACTTGTGGGATGTATTTTAATTGCGTCCTTGTCTCATTTCTACAACTCTCGTCTCGTATGGGGCATAATTTCCCAGTGCATCGGCTCGGCTGGTGTTCTTATGTTATGCTTGGGGTCCGAAAAACATATGCGGTTTGCAGGCTACAACATGAACTTTGTGTCTCCCGTGTCGTTTGTGTGTGTGTTGAGTTGTGTGGCTTCTAATGTGTTGggaaccaccaaaaagtaTACCGTCAATGTTATTGTGTTGATTGGTTACTGTGTGGGAAACTTGAGCGGAAGTGCAGTCTTCAAGGCCAGTGAGACTCCCGTGTACGGCACCGCCAAAAAATCACTTGCTGTTTGCCTGGCGCTTCAACTTGTGATGTTGATAGTGATCTGGGTTGCTTATTACAcagaaaacaaaatcagAGACAGAAAACCTGAACCCGAGAAGATAGAAAACATCGAGTTTCTTGACTTGACTGATGGACAAAATCCATTCTTCCGGTACTCATTTTAG
- the BCS1 gene encoding Complex III assembly protein translocase and chaperone (EggNog:ENOG503NVKH; COG:O) encodes MSQQAPTIDFDKIRSSSDGSVSGMMSSAFEEVVVNNPYFAAGGGLMLLGTGLALTRQAVIRSSGLIYRQLLVDLEIPSKDKSYLWFLEWMSQYKHRSSRHLSVETNFVQHNNGAVTTKFSLVPGPGKHLIRYKGAFMLVNRERSGKLIDMTNGSPFETVRLTTLYRDRYLFSDLLTEAKTMALKIREGKTVIYTSWGPEWRPFGQPRSKRLMGSVILDEGLDKMIIEDVQDFLKSGEWYHNRGIPYRRGYLLYGPPGSGKTSFIQAVAGELDYNICILNLSEKNLTDDRLNHLMNHIPDRSILVLEDVDAAFNKREQSSEQGYTSGVTFSGLLNALDGVASAEECITFMTTNHPEKLDPALLRPGRVDLKVLIGNATEYQVRNMFLKFYENDEQNCDIFMKKFKELGLKDVSTAQLQGLFVYNKRDPTAATAMIETLKRPNDAF; translated from the coding sequence ATGTCACAACAGGCGCCTACCATTGACTTTGATAAGATTCGAAGTAGCAGTGACGGCTCAGTGAGCGGAATGATGCTGCTGGCGTTCGaagaggtggtggtgaataACCCGTATTTTGCAGCTGGTGGAGGATTGATGTTGCTAGGTACAGGGTTGGCATTAACTAGGCAAGCGGTTATCCGCTCATCGGGACTAATATATCGTCagcttttggtggatttggagatCCCATCCAAGGATAAGTCGTATTTGTGGTTCTTGGAGTGGATGTCCCAGTACAAACATCGAAGTTCACGGCATCTCTCTGTGGAAACCAACTTTGTTCAGCACAACAATGGAGCGGttaccaccaagttctcGTTGGTGCCAGGACCGGGAAAACACTTGATTCGATACAAAGGGGCGTTTATGTTGGTGAATAGAGAACGTTCAGGCAAGTTGATCGATATGACAAACGGGTCACCTTTTGAGACGGTGAGGTTAACGACTTTGTACCGAGACAGATACCTCTTTTCCGATTTATTGACGGAAGCCAAGACCATGGCTTTGAAGATCAGGGAAGGTAAGACTGTTATCTATACGTCATGGGGACCCGAGTGGCGGCCGTTTGGCCAGCCTCGACTGAAGAGATTGATGGGTTCTGTCATCCTTGACGAGGGACTCGATAAAATGATCATAGAAGACGTGcaagatttcttgaaaagtGGTGAGTGGTACCATAACCGAGGGATCCCTTATCGGAGAGGATACTTGCTATACGGTCCACCTGGAAGTGGGAAAACATCGTTCATACAGGCAGTTGCAGGAGAGTTGGACTACAATATTTGtatattgaacttgagcgagaagaacttgactGACGACCGGTTGAACCACTTGATGAACCACATTCCTGATCGGTCCATCTTAGTGTTAGAGGACGTTGATGCGGCCTTCAATAAGCGTGAACAGTCAAGTGAGCAGGGTTATACCTCAGGTGTGACGTTCTCGGGGTTGTTGAATGCGTTGGATGGAGTCGCAAGTGCTGAAGAATGCATAACATTTATGACGACCAACCATCCGGAGAAGTTGGATCCAGCATTGCTCAGACCAGGTAGGGTGGACCTTAAGGTGCTTATAGGCAATGCCACTGAGTACCAAGTGAGAAACATGTTTTTAAAGTTCTATGAGAACGACGAGCAAAATTGCGACATCTTcatgaagaaattcaagGAATTGGGGTTGAAGGATGTGAGTACGGCCCAATTGCAGGGGTTGTTTGTATATAATAAGAGAGACCCTACCGCCGCTACTGCCATGATTGAAACGTTAAAAAGACCCAACGATGCGTTTTAG